A region of the Chroicocephalus ridibundus chromosome 1, bChrRid1.1, whole genome shotgun sequence genome:
ctttttttttaaccactgttACCATTGGCAATTCAAATAAATGTATAACTTGTTTTATGTTTGATCCTCTTTGTTCTGGAACGCATGCTGTCACTAAAATCTTTTGTCACTTGGAAGCTTTCTCATTGTTATtgtaaaaaatctcttttgttctGATTGTGTTTTACTTCTCCATCTTCAGTACTTTCTCATTTTAGCTGTCTCTGGACGTTTTTTAAACAGGTtgcagaaatatttcactgttacATACCAGTCAAATGatagatattttttgtttgttttttttttttaaactattatctttttttctgtattaatataTCAAAAGTTGCTTTGCATCaactttgtaacttttaaaaccTTCTCTGGCAGTATTACTTGTAGTTGGGAGAAGTTTGCTCATTATGAgtaacttggttttttttaaataaatattaatgaagaaaaatattttgacaatcAAAACATAGAAGTCTACATGTTCTAAAGTTGTCTGTTACCTGAATTTATGTTACTGAGTTTAgcttttataactttttaaaaggactcattttttcccattagcattttcaactgttttctctgtgcttttgaggatttaaaaaattgtcttttctaaaaaatagcaaagaatttCTAACGTTTTGTGGATGTTGATGATTTCATTACCTGACATAACATGCTTcagcactgaattttatttttttaaccttgcaTCTCTTTTATGTGGAATGTAACACTGCATGTTTGTATCCACTGGTGTAAAACACTTAGAACTTTTGCTCAATAGGTGCAAGTGGTTGACAAAACCGTGTTTTCATGAAGACAGTATTTTATATGAGCGTTCATGTAAAATACGAAATGTATTCACGTAGCTATTAAAAAGTTGCGTGTGTGAAGTAAGGAGGTTGCATGGTTTTTATAAGGAAGAATGAATGCTTGGAGTGAAGATAGTATGGAATACTTCTGATCAAATGGTTTCTAATAGTGATCTGACTGGTAAACACATTTCTACAgtacttaaaatacagaaaaatgagagCTTTATTTCTTGGAGTGAATTTTAGGTCAGAGACAACAAATTAGGACACAATATGAAGAATATACTTATGAAATGCACACAATATTTCTGATGAGATTAGACACATTTTAAGGCATATCAGTGTACTGCTCCTCTGCTTAGAGGTATAAATGCATTACGTTCTCTTATCATTTATTCACATTCTACCTACCCAGAAAAAGTGTTACAGTTTGTCATTTATTGAACATTTTTGTTAGTATCATTAAGTAATGTTTGACGGATGATGTCAAAATCAGTGCATTTATGTAATTCTGAATTGATAGAATAAATTTGTAAGTAGGGGGATCAGCTGGAGGACAAGCAAACTTTAGCATTTGGTTGCTGTAAGGAATGCCTGGGAGGATGTACTACATATTCATATGAAAGTATCTCTTGAACAAATAGTTTTCCCCTGCCCGTTTAACAGGAATCATTTGGGTACAGAGGATGTGACTGAAATACTAGCACAGGAGCACCGAAAATGTTACTTCTAGGTGATACGTTTATTTAGGTTGTTATTGAAATTCCCACCTAtcaatagaagaggaaaaaaacagtttgaagtgttttgtatttACAAAGTGGAAGgactgcattattattttttttatgtgccacAAGGTTAAATCATGTATTACAAATTTCTCTGTCTGGTCACTAGAATCTAGTTACCTTCTTATCCCAGTTTGATTCTCTCATTTTGAGACGCTATCTGAAACTGATTGTTTGCCTATATGTAGTTTGGAAAACTTTTTTGGTAGTTGAACTATGTATTAGCTCATTGATTGTTGGTAGTAGCTCTTGCTGTTTATCAAGTCCACCTtgggttttgtgtgggttttattattttataagttTACCTAATACGTCATAGGAATTCGCTTACTGGAAATTTATTTCATTGTAGGATAAATCTGAGGACAAGAAAGCTCAATCAAAGGGGaaaagggggcctaaaggaaaacagacagaagaGACAAACCAAGAACAGACAAAGGACAACGTTCCTGCAGAAAATGGGGAAGCTAAAAGTGAGGAGGTAAAGTTGTCTGTATTCCTTGGGGCAAAGCAGCTAGATAACTTACTGTACCGGACTATCCAAATATCTATCAGAAACATAAGCAGTACTTATAATAGAATCTATTTCTGCCAGAAGAAGGATGTAGGCTATTGAAATGTTAGTAGATGTACCTGGAAAATTCTAGTTGCGCCGAAAAGAGTTTCAGTGATGTGATAACAATCCCTGAAAATAAGGAAACAGGTGAGAATTTTAACCAAAGTTCCGATACAGGATAATGTCCTTCAGAGAGGGGCTGTTTTCCCTGCGGGTAGGTCTTGGCAAAATAATACATATAGGGTGTACAGAAGCGATATTGCtctgggtgtcagggggatgtgTCTGCCTTCggagggtttggtttgggttttagtCTGCTGTTACTGGAAGAGAGGTTCCTTCTTGCTGCAAAAGTTTTTTGACAAATGCAGTACTAATTTTCATGGGACTGCAAACAGTTTTCACTGAAAACCCAAAGTTGAAATGACTTAACCAAAGCTGAGATGGCATTTATAGGAATCATAGTCTACCCCCTGGTAGAAGGGACAGGCTGGTGCAGGGATGGAAGAGAAAGTGCAAGAATTACTAACAGTTGTTGTTGCTGAAGAAGTGAAGGTACCAAATCAGTCTTGGCTGTAATACTGTGCTAAAATGGTTGTGTTGATGAAGTTTTTGGAGTCACTGATCATCCAGCTTAAAACATTCTCCACACCGTATTCTTTTTCTGGGATGTGgacataattaatttttaaatttaggaCAAGATCTGTAGGGAGAAGCAGTGCCTCTTACTAGGGCAGCTGTGAACAACTGGATGAAACGCAAGTTTTCACGTGGTAGCAGGCCCAGAATTAATCTCAGGTTTCTGCAATATTGAATGCCTCACTCATTTTAATTAGTTCAGCGGAGTTTGCTGATCAGATAGTCagatgattttttaatttaaatgtgattCATGCTTCCTGTCTGGTTGTTGcattcaaaagtaattttttttgagaTAGAAAAAATGTCTGTCTGAATTCTATCACACTGATCTATCAGTGTGCAGGTAGATCTTCAAGTAGAGGAAAAGAGTATTTGGGTTTTAGGTAGATAATGGGTTTTTGTGGGTGAGGAAGATACAAGATACACTTCAGTGTACAAGACAACTTTGGagtaatgtttttttcatttgcaagatTACAGTGTGATCTTTGTGAAAAAGTTGTGCTAGAACCAGGAATTCTTTAGTTGGCTTAACTTTCCATCAGTTTCTTAACTTTTTATCGCATAATTTGGTCTTTTAATTTGTGCATGTAGTATTTCATCAATGGCAGTGAAAGTTAAGTTTGGCAATATTTCTCAGCTGGGTCTATTTAGTACACTAGTGCAGGGATGATGTAAATTCACGAGGAGTGGATGATGACTGCTGTGGCACATCTTCATGCTGGTCTCATGTTGGTCACGCCAGCCAAAATTGCGCGTTTCATGTCACACCTAAGTCTGGAAAAGGCAGAGGTATAGTCTGTCCTGTTGGACGTTACTGTTTTCCATCATGACGGTAGCGTCAGGGATGCCTTTGTTAATCTATGATCTGGTGAAAGTGTAGTGAGGACTTCTGGTGACACTCGCTGAGACTTAATGCCTGCGAATGGAAATGGCTTCCCTCCTTCATCCTTCAAAAGCTTCCCCCAGGTGGCGGTAAAGACTGAACGGGTGTTGGGGTTCCTGTTTGGGTACTGCTGAGATTAAAGCATCtgttctgctcttgctgctgcaaAGCTTTGGAATAATTAAGGATATTTTTTATGTTAATACGTATGTTATTCCTTGTTATACGTATGTTCCTTGTTTTAACCTGCCTTGCAAATGCAGGGAGTTTTCCGATACAAGTGGAGTTGCGATTTTAATCAATTAAGTTTGTATGAACTTTTTCTGAAGTTGAGGTACAGCATATAGAGACTTGACTTGAAAAACAGTACAGCTCTGCTCCTACAGTTCAGTTTCACTGgatgtatttttacaaaattatGTTTAATTTAATGCAGCACTGTGTTTCTAAGTCTTGGTTACTTTAAAACATGGTAAGATTTGAGAATATGTTAACAGTGTTGCGCTGAAATTTAAATGCATGAAGTACATCTATAGTGTCTTTTCTAAACACCCTATATGCAGGGATTTTAACTTAGTAGGTTAAAAAGCTCCCTTTTCCTGTCGTAAAGTCACTAGTCATTGAAATGggctttgttcttaaaaaaaacaaatctttgcAGTGTGTACTGAGAAGGAACAACAGCAACATTCTGAAATTCATATGGATGCATCTGGGGAGATAGAAGCCTTTTCAAGACAGCTTGGTTTTAGTAGGTCATTATCCAAGAGAAATAAGCAGATCATGACACCAATTTATTAAGACTGTAAAGCATAGTGTGTAGAAACAAGTAATGGTTGTTCTGTATGTCAAGTTAACTAAGTTGTGCATTAAAAATACTACACACTAAGAGGCTGAGTCACTTAGAAACTTTCTGCATTGAAGTGTTCTGGTTTTGTCTCTCCTTTTCAGACCCCAGCATCTGATGCAGCAGTAGAGAAAGAAGCTAAGTCTGAGTAACATCTGGTACGAAGTCTTTAATTGGTGGTCCTTATACCTTTCTTCTTGTACAATTCAGAGGAATATTTTTTATCAACTATTTTGTAAATGCAAGTTTTTTAGTAGttctagaaaacacatttttaaaaaggagagaatcccaacccaacccatttttttacatatttagaTAAGtgtaaatgcttttttaaagtgGTAAAATCATGTACTGGTTGTCTGTTTTCTATGAAACCAGAAATTAATGGCATGTTACATTAAGGAGAGGGCTTTGAAGCCTTGATTAGGCTTCACGTTCCATAGACTGTGAGGGACGTTTTTTTCTATCCTATTAAATGAAGCATAACACAGATCAGACTTTGGAATTCATAATGATATGTTGAGAATGTCTTAACATTTTTAGTTATTTATCTTTATCTATGGTTGTACCATCAGTAGAATTGCTTATCTAATAAAACTGCTCCCTAGTGTTGGATTTCTCGCTGGGTGATGTATATCTGTGACAAAGTTATTTTTGGTagttgcagctttatttttttccaacaactTTGTAGCTGTGATGCAAAAGATTGGAAGCTTTTATTATATCTTTAAATACTGACTTAAGCAAAAGTTTCTGCGTGGCAGATGTAACTTATTATGTCAGTATTTGAGATACTGGAACTTCACATCCAGTTTTAAAGGACAGCTTGTCTGCAGAGATCAAacggaaaatatttgaaatggtcttagaaaaaaacccagaattatagtttttagatttaaaaaaatgtgtgaatAAAAACAATGGTAAAATTGTTTATAGTGTCTGTGATCACcaaacaaaagccaaataaaTCTTGATTTTGAAAGGATGTTTCTGTAGCTCCTGTATTGACTATGACAACTCACGATCACTCATGATCTAAGTGGTCTAGTTTTTGATTTTTAATCATGTTCTTAATATTGTTAAAAACGTACTTTTTTCAAGAGAACGGTGGTAATGCAGGGAGTAGCAAGTAGAACACTCTGGTTGCAATCTTGATCAGGACTTCCTGTTTGAAAGCTGATAGCTTAGTACTGCTCctgttaccttaaaaaaaaaaaaagtcaatacttAGTAAACATCAGATGTTTTCATCTGTTCGGCATCTAAGAGTTTGCATATGCACTCGTGTGTAAATAACTGCTTTAAGGAAGACGCACAGAGCAATCCTCTTGAATGTTAACTGACCGGATGGTGTTGGCTGTTGTGTTGGAACCACACTGGAATTTCCCCAAATCCAGCCTTAAAATCAATAAAGCTTCAGATGTCCAGGGAAAAATGAGCCTCGGCTGTGAACTTCCCCAGGTATATATCGTGGATCCCATCGCAGAGGATGAGATGAGCTGTGGAAgagcctgggcaggagcagggaggggggagccaAGGGAAAACTTCCCTTGTGGTGCCGATTGGCTGTTGGGTGAGCTTAGCCTGCTGCGAGCAGTGTGCCCGCTGCGTGGGGCTGCAGGTTGGCCGAGCGTCGTTTCAAATTAAACATACCTGTGTGGAGACCTAATTCCTGTAGTACAAAACTGTCCCGATTCTTCCTAGCTGTAGTTGAGAAAACCAAATCCGTCTTGCTGAAGATTTAACAGCCTTTCATCAAAAGGGGGCATATTAAGTATATATTACTtaacctcaaaataaaaaaacccgaTCAAATCTAGTACAGCATTACTTCAGTTCTCCCATAGAGTGCagggttgttttgtggttgggtttttttttccccatttcaccTTATTTTGCTGAATTGCAGCAGGTAGTAGCATGGTTTTATCTTGCCAGTCTATTTGATGCCAGTCAGACAACTATGAGCCTTGCCTTGGGAGGAGTCAAGATCAAAAAGTAAcgtttgttctttgtttctttttttcccccaccccttgATAGAGAACTTGTTTATGCTCTTAAGTAACACCTGCAAGCACAGTATCTCCTTCCTGTGCATTTTTGGTGCCTTTTTCAAATTGTCATGCACTTCTAAAAAACGCTTTTGTTTCACCCCAACTTACTTTCTTAAACCATGCTTTCATTTGAGAAAGCATTTTACTATTTTAACTTTTCAATATCTAAGCAATGTTTAGCTTAACTTTAGTTTATATACAGGATGTCCTCCAAAACTGGACCTTCTGGCCCATTTCCACCACAGCTGTGTTCCAAGCAGAGTGCACCTGATTTGGGCAGTGGCTTTGGCTTCAAGTTCTTGGATATGCCAAAACTGTACACTTATGCCATTTTTTCTaacccctctgcctctccccccaccctccctccagTTACCTTATTTGTTGGTTTGTGTCATGTAGCTGTGTCGTGACATAGCTACATGACGTTCTTTACTTTCTGGTTTTAGCAAGTCAAAAACACCAGTTAAATGACTAACAAACTTGCAGGTAAGTCCCCCTAAATAACCTCTTTTATGTCCTTTTACCAAATGCCCACTTCTGAGTGCCTACTTTTGAGTCTCTGATGTTGAGATCCTGTTGACTTTcaacatcttctctctaacatcTCCTAGCCACTGTTTAATTTATTGTAACTGCTCCCTAATATGTACTCTTGGGGAcaaaaagttgttttggtttttttttactttgttatgGAAGTGAAAGGACTCAGTAAGCACAAACCAGTAACAGCTTCTCTCTCGCAGGAGGGGAATTTTCACGCTGGCAGAAGGGCAGAGCTGGTTGCATCAGGAGCCCTGGGTCCATTTTGAGCAGCACAACCCACTTGATGCAGTAAAGAATGAAACAGGCTTTCCTAGTTACATAAAGTATGTCTAGTTAATACGAATAGGTGAATCAATTATGAATTTGATCAATTCTGCAGTAGGTGGATACTATTGCCCTTCTCCACATAGCATGAAATGCCAGCGTGGAAAAAAACACCAGTTTGGCTACTGGGAAAATGAGGAATTGTGTATATTGGCACTAGCTGTCAGTTCTGCCTGTGGAGAATTGGGGTGGAAGGCACTTAACTTCATCTGACAAGAATTTCCATGGGCATGCTTCAGAAAAAGCATTCTTTCCTGTACAGTACCAGATACATTTGCTGCGTGCAACTAAGGAATAGAGTAAAAGCTGATGCAGATTTGCATGCAGTGCCACGGAACACATGCATAACGGAGAACCATCCATTCCAAAATACAACATGAAGAgaacaaaacatgtttctttgGAGTTACTCAGTCCTATTTGTATGCTGCTACTAGTTGCTCTGGTTAAGAGAACATACGTACATGTTCATGCCGCACCATTCTGGAACTCATTTTCTAGTGCCAAGCAGACCACAGCTCTCGAAAACATGGAACACAGCCAGGATGCTCGAGTGCATCCAGGTTTAGCTAATGAATGCTAATTATCAGTGAAATCTAGAGGGTGGCCTTTGAGAATGACACAGCTGAAGCTTGCAACAACACAGGAAGCAGAAACCCATGGATCTCTTTTAAAGAGAGGTTTTTAATGGTCAGgttacctgttttttttcctgtacctgAACTGTGATGGGGGAGTGCTAACCAGGCAGGAGGTGGTGCAGagtggggagcagaggcagcagtggggGGGAAGGTGCCTGCTGCTTGGCCTGTGCCTCACATCTACAAAAGCTTTGTCAAAAGCTGAAAGGACATCTGAGGTAGTGAGATTAATAAAGTACACACGTATTTCTACAAtggtatgtaaaaatattttactgcaaagGTTCTAAAAGTGTGTACCAAACCACCACAGGTGaggaatgggaaaagaaaggaagcgCTCATATTTAAAGTACCTGAGTATGGCCATTGCTACCTTCATGTTATAATTCATATtgggcagaggggagaaaaaaaatataagaagggaaaataaaaatatcccccATAAAGAGGCTTCCAAAGCCGGGGTGACGTGGAGGTGGCGCTGGCACCTGTTTGCAGAGAGGCAACTGGAGGCACTGGGGCAGCCCTGCTGGTTTTGGAAAGATGATGCCAGTGCAGCGCTGCCTTCCTCCACCGCGGTGGGGGAACGCCCCCGCTCCCTAAACCGCCGTTTAGGGTGGCCGAGACGCCCCGGGCACCACACCCGGGGAGCCTCAGTGGCACAGGAGGAGACCCATCGGCCTGAGGGGTCCGGAGATCCCCCTGAAGTGGCAACAGGAGCCAAAAGACAACGGCTCCCGCGTAGTAACGCTGTATTAGTCGATCCGCTGGTTGCGAACACGCTGCCGCCCGAGCCCTTCCCGACCTCCGCCAGCTCGGGAAGCGcaccgccagccccagccctccggCGGCCCCGGGCACGCCGGGCAACGTGCTTCGAGATGAAGGTCTGGGCCCTGCAGCACCCGGAGCCCGCTTCGGCCCCTCTCCTCGGCCCCGCATCGCCCCGGGAAACCGCCGGCCCCATCTCCGGCTCTCGGCGCCTGACGGCGGGCTGCGGCCGGTCCCCGCCGGTCCCGGCCTGACGGGGCCGGTCCGCGGGAGGCgaggagaggggagggctgggctgggcggaGCGGAGGCCGTGCCGCCGGGCCCCGGGGCGACCGGTGACAGCTGCGGAGACTGTCGCCTCCTTCCCAGCGGGCCCGCGCACTCCCGGCCCTCAACGGCAACCGAGCAGCCCCCCTGCGCGCCCCCGTGACACCTCCCCCACCTCAGAGAGCGGCCCCGCCCCACAGCTCTGCGTCACCCAGCCGCCTACCAGCACGCAATCCTTCCGCGCCGGAGTCTCCCGTTCCCCCACCGGCCGCTTCCTCCGCCCGCCGCCCTCACCGGTCCCCCTGCACCGCGTATCTTCCGCGGCCACACGCCCAACCCCTCCCCTCGCCTCCCCGCCGGTCCCCGCGCGCTCGGGACGGGGACTACTTTTTccgcccccttccccgccctcccccggAGGCGTGGCCGGCGCAGGTGACAGAGGCGGTAGCGCGGCCTGTCGCGCGGCAGTGGCAGTGCTGAGGCTGCGCTAGcgcgggggaggggaggagaccCGGAGCGCGAGCGCGATCCCGATtccggcggggggggcgggggcggctcgCTC
Encoded here:
- the HMGN1 gene encoding non-histone chromosomal protein HMG-14 — its product is MPKRKVAVADGEAAQEPKRRSARLSAKPAPAKAEPKPKKLAAKDKSEDKKAQSKGKRGPKGKQTEETNQEQTKDNVPAENGEAKSEETPASDAAVEKEAKSE